A single region of the Lotus japonicus ecotype B-129 chromosome 4, LjGifu_v1.2 genome encodes:
- the LOC130710290 gene encoding sister chromatid cohesion protein PDS5 homolog A-like isoform X4 produces MAHKPHLQQLRDLGSKLDNLPSSKDALIKLLKQATACLAELDQSPSTSILDPLKPFFDSIVKPELLKHQDREVKLLVATCISEITRITAPEAPYGDEILKDTFELIVGTFSGLSDTNGPSFSRRVGILETLARYRSCVVMLDLECDDLVTEMFSTFFAVARDDHRESVLSSMQTIMVVLLEESEDVPDELLSILLSTLGREKKGVTKAARTLAMNVIQQCVGKLEPNIKQFLLSLMSGDRKLVDSEVEYHGVIYDLYCCAPQILSGVLPYVTGELLTDQLETRLKAMNLVGDIISVPGTSIPEAFQPIFSEFLKRLSDRAVEVRMSVLEHVKNCLLLNPSRAEAPQIISALCERLLDFDENVRKQVVAVICDVACHSLSAIPLETVKLVAERLRDKSLLVKKYTMERLAEVYRVFCEKSCGTVNSNEYDWIPGKILRCLYDKDFRFDIIEAVISGSLFPAEFSISDIVRLWVEIFSGFDKVEVKALEKILEQKQRLQQEMQRYLSLRQMHKDKDVPEVQKKIIFCFRVMSRSFADHVKAEENFQILDQLKDANIWKILKNLVDPNTSLHQVRAYRDDLLKILGEKHRLYEFLNTFSLKCSYLVFNKEHVKAILVETVAQKSAQNTQRTQSCMNILVIISCFCPLLLSGSEEELLNLLKDDNDMIKEGVLNVLAKAGGTIREQLAVTSSSVDLILEKLCLQGSRRQAKYAVHALAAITKDDGLKSLSVLYKKLVHMLLEEKTHLPSVLQSLGCIAQTAMPVFETRESEIEEFITNKILKSDSKEQDHTKAFWDNKSDLCMLKIYGIKTLVNSYLPVKDAHLRPDIDSLLDILRNMLSYGEISKEIQSSSIDKAHLRLASAKAVLRLSRLWDQKIPVDIFHLTLRASMISFPQAKKIFLSKVHQYIKDRLLDAKYACAFLFNMFGSKPEEFAEDKQNLADIIQMHYQVKARQISMQSDANSLTTYPEYILPYLVHALAHNSCPDVDECKDVGAYDNIYRQLHLILSMLLQRDEGTKSEVTTNKEKEIISTITSIFQSVKHSQDMVDISKTKNSHAICDIGLEIIKQLVQKDVDLQELSHLVSLPPTLYKASEKKEGDGTMISDVKSWLADETVFAHFESLEPEMVPSQLAEDDASKDGEDENEIPLGMMLKHIKSLGISGKKVKKNKSLPAETKMAENDYDILNVVRKINLDSLGASANFEVSNGHDHALSKKGLKDPEHATGVKRKTEETAPIPVPKHRRSSSSNGKLRLSTSTLKASRRTSGEYSHGARSLLDAEVSPDTDNKNMQRIMVEDLLLSSLKQKVKGSETESHNAESNDHDEHDMKSPDNLRQRDKTASNNSKSSITKKSKRKNIAGLTKCTTRESEIDTEDLIGCRIKVWWRKDKKFYLGTIKSYDPLKGKHVMLYDDGDVEILRLEKERWELIDKGRKSSKTKISSLEKVNGNQSSSKLVNGGNNHVSRSNLHQEDAGETSGISNPEETIKFRADESNSEEELAGGSDEITTKGKISSKKVRPISRIKRLKRSKSFHFMEESDEEKQDYAETISEDRESIPQYSSAEREVHESSGASRENVNREGEADSEGRQDNSDVEGSPAEMEKSLVEPSSNPNDIRIDIKIADISDDVPLSKWKHRMGKKKSSGKTR; encoded by the exons ATGGCTCACAAGCCTCACCTGCAGCAGCTCAGGGACCTGGGATCCAAGCTCGACAACCTTCCTTCCTCCAAAGACGCTCTCATCAAGCTCTTAaag CAAGCAACAGCATGCCTTGCTGAGTTGGATCAGTCACCTTCCACTTCAATATTGGATCCGTTGAAGCCCTTTTTTGATTCCATTGTTAAGCCAGAATTGCTGAAGCACCAAGATAGGGAAGTCAAGCTTCTAGTTGCAACATGTATTAGTGAGATAACTCGGATCACTGCACCTGAAGCTCCTTATGGTGATGAAATTCTAAAG GATACCTTTGAGTTGATTGTGGGCACTTTTAGTGGTCTAAGCGATACCAACGGTCCATCCTTTTCCCGTAGAGTTGGTATATTGGAGACTCTTGCAAGATATAGATCATGTGTTGTGATGTTGGATCTTGAATGTGATGATCTGGTGACTGAAATGTTCAGTACTTTCTTTGCTGTTGCCAG AGATGATCACCGAGAAAGTGTTCTGTCATCCATGCAAACTATAATGGTGGTTCTCTTAGAAGAGAGTGAGGATGTCCCCGACGAACTTTTATCTATTCTACTATCTACATTAGGTCGTGAAAAAAAA GGTGTTACTAAGGCTGCAAGGACACTGGCTATGAATGTCATACAGCAATGTGTGGGGAAACTTGAACCCAACATTAAACAATTTTTGCTATCATTGATGTCTGGAGATAGAAAGCTAGTGGACAGTGAAGTTGAATACCATGGAGTTATCTATGATCTGTATTGCTGTGCTCCTCAGATTCTATCTGGAGTTCTCCCTTATGTGACTGGAGAGCTGCTG ACTGATCAGTTGGAGACCCGTTTGAAAGCAATGAACTTGGTTGGCGATATAATATCTGTTCCTGGAACTTCCATTCCTGAAGCATTTCAGCCTATATTTTCAGAATTTTTAAAGAGGTTGTCTGATAGAGCAGTTGAGGTTCGCATGTCTGTTCTTGAGCATGTAAAGAACTGTTTGCTGTTAAATCCTTCAAGAGCTGAAGCTCCTCAAATAATAT CTGCCCTTTGTGAACGGCTGCTGGATTTTGATGAAAATGTTCGAAAGCAAGTTGTGGCTGTTATCTGTGATGTAGCATGTCATTCCCTAAGTGCAATTCCACTTGAAACTGTTAAACTTGTTGCTGAGCGGCTTCGTGATAAATCT CTACTTGTTAAAAAGTATACGATGGAGAGATTGGCTGAAGTGTACAGAGTTTTTTGTGAGAAGAGCTGTGGCACAGTCAATTCCAATGAATATGACTGGATTCCTGGAAAGATCCTTAGATGTTTATATGACAAAGATTTCAG ATTTGATATTATTGAAGCTGTTATATCTGGGTCCCTGTTTCCAGCAGAGTTCTCAATTAGTGATATTGTTAGACTTTGGGTTGAGATCTTCTCTGGATTTGATAAAGTGGAGGTCAAGGCTCTTGAAAAGATACTGGAGCAAAAACAAAG GTTACAGCAAGAAATGCAAAGGTATTTGTCTCTGAGGCAGATGCACAAG GATAAAGATGTTCCTGAGGTCCAAAAAAAGATTATTTTCTGTTTCAGAGTAATGTCCCGATCATTTGCTGACCACGTAAAGGCCGAAGAGAATTTCCAGATTCTTGATCAATTAAAGGATGCTAATATCtggaagattttgaaaaatcttGTTGATCCAAATACTAGCCTCCATCAAGTTCGTGCCTACCGG GATGATTTGCTTAAAATACTTGGCGAGAAACATCGTCTCTATGAATTTCTGAACACCTTCTCCTTGAAGTGCTCCTATTTGGTTTTCAACAAGGAGCATGTAAAAGCAATTCTTGTAGAAACTGTAGCTCAAAAATCTGCTCAGAATACTCAGCGTACACAATCTTGCATGAATATTTTGGTG ATAATTTCTTGTTTCTGTCCATTGCTTCTTAGTGGAAGTGAGGAGGAGCTTTTAAATTTACTGAAGGATGATAATGATATGATTAAAGAGGGTGTGTTGAATGTTTTAGCCAAGGCTGGTGGTACTATTCGTGAGCAACTTGCCGTCACGTCAAG TTCGGTAGACCTTATTTTGGAGAAATTATGTTTACAAGGCAGTCGGAGACAAGCAAAGTATGCTGTTCATGCACTGGCTGCAATAACGAAGGATGATGGACTCAAATCTCTTTCTGTTCTATACAAG AAACTTGTACATatgctgctggaagagaaaacACATCTGCCTTCAGTACTGCAGTCTCTCGGGTGTATAGCACAGACTGCAATGCCTGTCTTCGAAACTAGAGAGAGTGAGATTGAAGAATTTATAACAAACAAGATTCTTAAAAGCGATAGT aaggagcaagatcaCACAAAAGCATTTTGGGATAATAAAAGTGATCTTTGTATGTTGAAG ATATATGGCATTAAAACCTTAGTAAACAGCTACCTACCTGTCAAAGATGCTCATCTTCGTCCTGATATTGACAGTCTTCTAGATATACTTAGGAACATGCTATCTTATGGGGAAATATCAAAAGAAATACAGTCAAG TTCAATTGATAAGGCCCATTTGAGGCTTGCTTCCGCAAAGGCAGTTCTTCGTCTGTCAAGGCTTTGGGATCAGAAGATACCTGTTGATATTTTTCACTTAACTTTAAGGGCATCTATG ATCAGCTTTCCTCAAGCTAAGAAGATTTTCTTAAGCAAAGTTCACCAATATATTAAAGACCGCCTTTTGGATGCCAAATATGCTTGTGCATTCTTATTCAACATGTTTGGATCCAAGCCAGAGGAATTTGCAGAG GACAAACAGAACCTGGCAGACATTATTCAAATGCACTACCAAGTGAAGGCACGGCAAATATCTATGCAATCAGATGCTAATTCATTGACTACGTACCCTGAATACATCCTTCCTTACCTAGTTCATGCACTTGCTCATAATTCATGTCCTGATGTTGATGAGTGCAAGGATGTTGGAGCATATGATAATATATACCG GCAGTTGCACTTAATACTGTCAATGTTACTGCAAAGAGATGAAGGTACCAAGTCGGAAGTAACTACTAATAAAGAGAAGGAAATCATATCCACTATCACTTCGATCTTCCAGAGTGTCAAGCATTCTCAAGATATGGTTGACATATCAAAGACAAAG AATTCTCATGCAATATGTGACATTGGGTTAGAAATAATAAAACAACTAGTGCAGAAGGATGTTGATTTGCAAGAATTGTCTCATTTGGTGTCCCTACCTCCAACACTGTACAAAGCATCTGAGAAGAAGGAAGGAGATGGCACTATG ATTAGTGATGTGAAAAGCTGGTTGGCTGATGAAACTGTCTTTGCTCATTTTGAATCTCTTGAACCGGAAATG GTCCCATCCCAATTAGCTGAGGATGATGCTTCAAAGGATGGTGAAGACGAAAATGAAATACCTCTGGGAATGATGTTAAAGCACATAAAATCTCTGGGAATCAGTGGCAAAAAGGTGAAAAAGAATAAGTCTCTGCCAGCTGAAACAAAAATGGCTGAAAATGACTATGATATCTTGAATGTGGTCCGAAAAATTAACTTGGACAGCTTGGGGGCATCTGCTAATTTTGAAGTGAGTAATGGTCATGACCATGCTTTGAGTAAGAAAGGACTGAAGGATCCAGAGCATGCTACAGGTgtaaaaagaaaaactgaagaaaCAGCACCTATTCCTGTGCCTAAACATAGGAGGTCTTCCTCTTCTAATGGAAAATTGAGATTATCAACTAGTACATTAAAGGCATCTCGAAGAACTTCAGGAGAATACTCCCATGGAGCCAGATCACTGTTGGATGCAGAAGTTAGCCCTGATACAGATAACAAAAATATGCAGAGAATAATGGTCGAAGACTTGTTATTGTCCTCGTTAAAACAGAAAGTTAAGGGCTCTGAAACTGAAAGTCATAATGCTGAGTCGAATGATCATGATGAACATGACATGAAG AGTCCTGATAATTTAAGACAACGTGATAAGACTGCAAGTAATAATTCAAAGTCATCCATTACTAAAAAgtcgaaaagaaaaaatattgcGGGGTTGACTAAG TGCACGACAAGGGAAAGTGAAATTGATACTGAAGATCTAATTGGTTGCAGAATTAAAGTTTGGTGGCGAAAGGATAAGAA ATTTTATCTAGGCACTATTAAGTCATATGACCCTTTAAAAGGAAAGCATGTG ATGTTATATGATGATGGAGATGTAGAAATACTCCGCTTGGAAAAGGAGCGCTGGGAGCTTATTGACAAAGGCCGCAAATCTTCTAAG ACAAAAATCTCTTCGCTTGAAAA AGTTAATGGCAATCAATCTTCAAGCAAACTTGTAAATGGTGGAAACAATCATGTATCAAGAAGTAATTTGCATCAAGAAGATGCCGGGGAGACTTCTGGGATATCAAATCCCGAAGAGACCATAAAGTTTAGAGCTGATGAGAGTAACTCAG AAGAGGAACTAGCTGGAGGGTCTGACGAAATCACAACAAAGGGGAAGATATCTAGCAAGAAAGTAAGACCAATTTCCAGAATAAAGAGGCTCAAGAGAAgtaagagctttcattttatgGAAGAATCAGATGAAGAGAAGCAGGATTATGCTGAAACGATTTCTGAAGATAGAGAGAGCATCCCACAATATAGTTCGGCAGAGAGGGAAGTGCATGAATCAAGTGGAGCTTCAAGGGAAAATGTTAATAGAGAAGGAGAAGCAGATTCTGAAGGGCGTCAGGATAACAGCGACGTGGAGGGTAGTCCTGCAGAAATGGAAAAATCTCTTGTAGAACCATCAAGTAATCCTAATGATATCAGGATTGATATCAAGATAGCTGATATTTCTGATGATGTGCCTCTG AGCAAATGGAAGCATCGGATGGGGAAGAAGAAAAGTTCAGGGAAAACGCGGTGA
- the LOC130710290 gene encoding sister chromatid cohesion protein PDS5 homolog A-like isoform X2, protein MAHKPHLQQLRDLGSKLDNLPSSKDALIKLLKQATACLAELDQSPSTSILDPLKPFFDSIVKPELLKHQDREVKLLVATCISEITRITAPEAPYGDEILKDTFELIVGTFSGLSDTNGPSFSRRVGILETLARYRSCVVMLDLECDDLVTEMFSTFFAVARDDHRESVLSSMQTIMVVLLEESEDVPDELLSILLSTLGREKKGVTKAARTLAMNVIQQCVGKLEPNIKQFLLSLMSGDRKLVDSEVEYHGVIYDLYCCAPQILSGVLPYVTGELLTDQLETRLKAMNLVGDIISVPGTSIPEAFQPIFSEFLKRLSDRAVEVRMSVLEHVKNCLLLNPSRAEAPQIISALCERLLDFDENVRKQVVAVICDVACHSLSAIPLETVKLVAERLRDKSLLVKKYTMERLAEVYRVFCEKSCGTVNSNEYDWIPGKILRCLYDKDFRFDIIEAVISGSLFPAEFSISDIVRLWVEIFSGFDKVEVKALEKILEQKQRLQQEMQRYLSLRQMHKDKDVPEVQKKIIFCFRVMSRSFADHVKAEENFQILDQLKDANIWKILKNLVDPNTSLHQVRAYRDDLLKILGEKHRLYEFLNTFSLKCSYLVFNKEHVKAILVETVAQKSAQNTQRTQSCMNILVIISCFCPLLLSGSEEELLNLLKDDNDMIKEGVLNVLAKAGGTIREQLAVTSSSVDLILEKLCLQGSRRQAKYAVHALAAITKDDGLKSLSVLYKKLVHMLLEEKTHLPSVLQSLGCIAQTAMPVFETRESEIEEFITNKILKSDSKEQDHTKAFWDNKSDLCMLKIYGIKTLVNSYLPVKDAHLRPDIDSLLDILRNMLSYGEISKEIQSSSIDKAHLRLASAKAVLRLSRLWDQKIPVDIFHLTLRASMISFPQAKKIFLSKVHQYIKDRLLDAKYACAFLFNMFGSKPEEFAEDKQNLADIIQMHYQVKARQISMQSDANSLTTYPEYILPYLVHALAHNSCPDVDECKDVGAYDNIYRQLHLILSMLLQRDEGTKSEVTTNKEKEIISTITSIFQSVKHSQDMVDISKTKNSHAICDIGLEIIKQLVQKDVDLQELSHLVSLPPTLYKASEKKEGDGTMISDVKSWLADETVFAHFESLEPEMVPSQLAEDDASKDGEDENEIPLGMMLKHIKSLGISGKKVKKNKSLPAETKMAENDYDILNVVRKINLDSLGASANFEVSNGHDHALSKKGLKDPEHATGVKRKTEETAPIPVPKHRRSSSSNGKLRLSTSTLKASRRTSGEYSHGARSLLDAEVSPDTDNKNMQRIMVEDLLLSSLKQKVKGSETESHNAESNDHDEHDMKSPDNLRQRDKTASNNSKSSITKKSKRKNIAGLTKCTTRESEIDTEDLIGCRIKVWWRKDKKFYLGTIKSYDPLKGKHVMLYDDGDVEILRLEKERWELIDKGRKSSKTKISSLENSGQKHKGSSRSSKKTKKLVNGNQSSSKLVNGGNNHVSRSNLHQEDAGETSGISNPEETIKFRADESNSEEELAGGSDEITTKGKISSKKVRPISRIKRLKRSKSFHFMEESDEEKQDYAETISEDRESIPQYSSAEREVHESSGASRENVNREGEADSEGRQDNSDVEGSPAEMEKSLVEPSSNPNDIRIDIKIADISDDVPLSKWKHRMGKKKSSGKTR, encoded by the exons ATGGCTCACAAGCCTCACCTGCAGCAGCTCAGGGACCTGGGATCCAAGCTCGACAACCTTCCTTCCTCCAAAGACGCTCTCATCAAGCTCTTAaag CAAGCAACAGCATGCCTTGCTGAGTTGGATCAGTCACCTTCCACTTCAATATTGGATCCGTTGAAGCCCTTTTTTGATTCCATTGTTAAGCCAGAATTGCTGAAGCACCAAGATAGGGAAGTCAAGCTTCTAGTTGCAACATGTATTAGTGAGATAACTCGGATCACTGCACCTGAAGCTCCTTATGGTGATGAAATTCTAAAG GATACCTTTGAGTTGATTGTGGGCACTTTTAGTGGTCTAAGCGATACCAACGGTCCATCCTTTTCCCGTAGAGTTGGTATATTGGAGACTCTTGCAAGATATAGATCATGTGTTGTGATGTTGGATCTTGAATGTGATGATCTGGTGACTGAAATGTTCAGTACTTTCTTTGCTGTTGCCAG AGATGATCACCGAGAAAGTGTTCTGTCATCCATGCAAACTATAATGGTGGTTCTCTTAGAAGAGAGTGAGGATGTCCCCGACGAACTTTTATCTATTCTACTATCTACATTAGGTCGTGAAAAAAAA GGTGTTACTAAGGCTGCAAGGACACTGGCTATGAATGTCATACAGCAATGTGTGGGGAAACTTGAACCCAACATTAAACAATTTTTGCTATCATTGATGTCTGGAGATAGAAAGCTAGTGGACAGTGAAGTTGAATACCATGGAGTTATCTATGATCTGTATTGCTGTGCTCCTCAGATTCTATCTGGAGTTCTCCCTTATGTGACTGGAGAGCTGCTG ACTGATCAGTTGGAGACCCGTTTGAAAGCAATGAACTTGGTTGGCGATATAATATCTGTTCCTGGAACTTCCATTCCTGAAGCATTTCAGCCTATATTTTCAGAATTTTTAAAGAGGTTGTCTGATAGAGCAGTTGAGGTTCGCATGTCTGTTCTTGAGCATGTAAAGAACTGTTTGCTGTTAAATCCTTCAAGAGCTGAAGCTCCTCAAATAATAT CTGCCCTTTGTGAACGGCTGCTGGATTTTGATGAAAATGTTCGAAAGCAAGTTGTGGCTGTTATCTGTGATGTAGCATGTCATTCCCTAAGTGCAATTCCACTTGAAACTGTTAAACTTGTTGCTGAGCGGCTTCGTGATAAATCT CTACTTGTTAAAAAGTATACGATGGAGAGATTGGCTGAAGTGTACAGAGTTTTTTGTGAGAAGAGCTGTGGCACAGTCAATTCCAATGAATATGACTGGATTCCTGGAAAGATCCTTAGATGTTTATATGACAAAGATTTCAG ATTTGATATTATTGAAGCTGTTATATCTGGGTCCCTGTTTCCAGCAGAGTTCTCAATTAGTGATATTGTTAGACTTTGGGTTGAGATCTTCTCTGGATTTGATAAAGTGGAGGTCAAGGCTCTTGAAAAGATACTGGAGCAAAAACAAAG GTTACAGCAAGAAATGCAAAGGTATTTGTCTCTGAGGCAGATGCACAAG GATAAAGATGTTCCTGAGGTCCAAAAAAAGATTATTTTCTGTTTCAGAGTAATGTCCCGATCATTTGCTGACCACGTAAAGGCCGAAGAGAATTTCCAGATTCTTGATCAATTAAAGGATGCTAATATCtggaagattttgaaaaatcttGTTGATCCAAATACTAGCCTCCATCAAGTTCGTGCCTACCGG GATGATTTGCTTAAAATACTTGGCGAGAAACATCGTCTCTATGAATTTCTGAACACCTTCTCCTTGAAGTGCTCCTATTTGGTTTTCAACAAGGAGCATGTAAAAGCAATTCTTGTAGAAACTGTAGCTCAAAAATCTGCTCAGAATACTCAGCGTACACAATCTTGCATGAATATTTTGGTG ATAATTTCTTGTTTCTGTCCATTGCTTCTTAGTGGAAGTGAGGAGGAGCTTTTAAATTTACTGAAGGATGATAATGATATGATTAAAGAGGGTGTGTTGAATGTTTTAGCCAAGGCTGGTGGTACTATTCGTGAGCAACTTGCCGTCACGTCAAG TTCGGTAGACCTTATTTTGGAGAAATTATGTTTACAAGGCAGTCGGAGACAAGCAAAGTATGCTGTTCATGCACTGGCTGCAATAACGAAGGATGATGGACTCAAATCTCTTTCTGTTCTATACAAG AAACTTGTACATatgctgctggaagagaaaacACATCTGCCTTCAGTACTGCAGTCTCTCGGGTGTATAGCACAGACTGCAATGCCTGTCTTCGAAACTAGAGAGAGTGAGATTGAAGAATTTATAACAAACAAGATTCTTAAAAGCGATAGT aaggagcaagatcaCACAAAAGCATTTTGGGATAATAAAAGTGATCTTTGTATGTTGAAG ATATATGGCATTAAAACCTTAGTAAACAGCTACCTACCTGTCAAAGATGCTCATCTTCGTCCTGATATTGACAGTCTTCTAGATATACTTAGGAACATGCTATCTTATGGGGAAATATCAAAAGAAATACAGTCAAG TTCAATTGATAAGGCCCATTTGAGGCTTGCTTCCGCAAAGGCAGTTCTTCGTCTGTCAAGGCTTTGGGATCAGAAGATACCTGTTGATATTTTTCACTTAACTTTAAGGGCATCTATG ATCAGCTTTCCTCAAGCTAAGAAGATTTTCTTAAGCAAAGTTCACCAATATATTAAAGACCGCCTTTTGGATGCCAAATATGCTTGTGCATTCTTATTCAACATGTTTGGATCCAAGCCAGAGGAATTTGCAGAG GACAAACAGAACCTGGCAGACATTATTCAAATGCACTACCAAGTGAAGGCACGGCAAATATCTATGCAATCAGATGCTAATTCATTGACTACGTACCCTGAATACATCCTTCCTTACCTAGTTCATGCACTTGCTCATAATTCATGTCCTGATGTTGATGAGTGCAAGGATGTTGGAGCATATGATAATATATACCG GCAGTTGCACTTAATACTGTCAATGTTACTGCAAAGAGATGAAGGTACCAAGTCGGAAGTAACTACTAATAAAGAGAAGGAAATCATATCCACTATCACTTCGATCTTCCAGAGTGTCAAGCATTCTCAAGATATGGTTGACATATCAAAGACAAAG AATTCTCATGCAATATGTGACATTGGGTTAGAAATAATAAAACAACTAGTGCAGAAGGATGTTGATTTGCAAGAATTGTCTCATTTGGTGTCCCTACCTCCAACACTGTACAAAGCATCTGAGAAGAAGGAAGGAGATGGCACTATG ATTAGTGATGTGAAAAGCTGGTTGGCTGATGAAACTGTCTTTGCTCATTTTGAATCTCTTGAACCGGAAATG GTCCCATCCCAATTAGCTGAGGATGATGCTTCAAAGGATGGTGAAGACGAAAATGAAATACCTCTGGGAATGATGTTAAAGCACATAAAATCTCTGGGAATCAGTGGCAAAAAGGTGAAAAAGAATAAGTCTCTGCCAGCTGAAACAAAAATGGCTGAAAATGACTATGATATCTTGAATGTGGTCCGAAAAATTAACTTGGACAGCTTGGGGGCATCTGCTAATTTTGAAGTGAGTAATGGTCATGACCATGCTTTGAGTAAGAAAGGACTGAAGGATCCAGAGCATGCTACAGGTgtaaaaagaaaaactgaagaaaCAGCACCTATTCCTGTGCCTAAACATAGGAGGTCTTCCTCTTCTAATGGAAAATTGAGATTATCAACTAGTACATTAAAGGCATCTCGAAGAACTTCAGGAGAATACTCCCATGGAGCCAGATCACTGTTGGATGCAGAAGTTAGCCCTGATACAGATAACAAAAATATGCAGAGAATAATGGTCGAAGACTTGTTATTGTCCTCGTTAAAACAGAAAGTTAAGGGCTCTGAAACTGAAAGTCATAATGCTGAGTCGAATGATCATGATGAACATGACATGAAG AGTCCTGATAATTTAAGACAACGTGATAAGACTGCAAGTAATAATTCAAAGTCATCCATTACTAAAAAgtcgaaaagaaaaaatattgcGGGGTTGACTAAG TGCACGACAAGGGAAAGTGAAATTGATACTGAAGATCTAATTGGTTGCAGAATTAAAGTTTGGTGGCGAAAGGATAAGAA ATTTTATCTAGGCACTATTAAGTCATATGACCCTTTAAAAGGAAAGCATGTG ATGTTATATGATGATGGAGATGTAGAAATACTCCGCTTGGAAAAGGAGCGCTGGGAGCTTATTGACAAAGGCCGCAAATCTTCTAAG ACAAAAATCTCTTCGCTTGAAAA TTCTGGACAAAAACATAAAGGTTCAAGTCGCTCAagtaaaaagacaaaaaaatt AGTTAATGGCAATCAATCTTCAAGCAAACTTGTAAATGGTGGAAACAATCATGTATCAAGAAGTAATTTGCATCAAGAAGATGCCGGGGAGACTTCTGGGATATCAAATCCCGAAGAGACCATAAAGTTTAGAGCTGATGAGAGTAACTCAG AAGAGGAACTAGCTGGAGGGTCTGACGAAATCACAACAAAGGGGAAGATATCTAGCAAGAAAGTAAGACCAATTTCCAGAATAAAGAGGCTCAAGAGAAgtaagagctttcattttatgGAAGAATCAGATGAAGAGAAGCAGGATTATGCTGAAACGATTTCTGAAGATAGAGAGAGCATCCCACAATATAGTTCGGCAGAGAGGGAAGTGCATGAATCAAGTGGAGCTTCAAGGGAAAATGTTAATAGAGAAGGAGAAGCAGATTCTGAAGGGCGTCAGGATAACAGCGACGTGGAGGGTAGTCCTGCAGAAATGGAAAAATCTCTTGTAGAACCATCAAGTAATCCTAATGATATCAGGATTGATATCAAGATAGCTGATATTTCTGATGATGTGCCTCTG AGCAAATGGAAGCATCGGATGGGGAAGAAGAAAAGTTCAGGGAAAACGCGGTGA